The Primulina eburnea isolate SZY01 chromosome 13, ASM2296580v1, whole genome shotgun sequence genome includes a region encoding these proteins:
- the LOC140810718 gene encoding uncharacterized protein → MDMNPSFDDFDEQLEILEDDVVPIPRKGKQSIFSSTASSAAIPPVFSSQKTKTVGPLDYFFVNNMDQVVSQGKQKGAKDSKKYDESQKKVRDSVVQYFVKWMYDAGIPFNAVKYDSFKEFCRASSYCTHDWKPPSYHEVRVTYLNKEIQSTKILLKEYEADYKKYGCSLMADGWTDGKNRTLINFLVNGPRGTIFLESVDASGFSHTGLKLFDLLEKYVEKIGPKNVVQLVTDNASANISAGKYLTIRFPHIFWTPCAAHCLDLMLEDLFKIPVMKKVYERGMMVNGYIYNRPQVLNMMREFTGQREMVRAGKTRFATAFLTLKRFQKQKVNLRKMFTSEKWNTSRFAKEVEGKRATEIILMPSFWNHVVYAIKVGGPIIKVLRLVDGEKKPAMGYIYEAMDRAKEAIALAFNNNEEKYQKIFEIIDKRWTDQLHKPLHAAGYFLNPEFFYTNPEIEKDAEVMKGLYECVEKMCEDVDVQDKITYQLSKYKNADGLFGGSMAIRHRNKLSPAEWWLAYGSTTPQLQDFAVRILSLTCSASGCERNWSMFQHLHSKRRNRLAQKRLNDLVFIKYNRALKRRYDLRDKIDPISLDDIDDSNEWLMGGLDNEENNLVFGDDDLTWGDVGRAAGVGEPIYGFRSRASSSSNEVRASTSKTTRKRPISHLLDEEEEEIDVDQESGEDQEEYKSECSRDSDDSMEEDELDLDD, encoded by the exons ATGGACATGAATCCtagttttgatgattttgatgagcAATTGGAAATTTTGGAAGATGATGTGGTTCCAATCCCTCGAAAAGGGAAACAATCAATATTTAGTTCAACAGCGAGTTCTGCCGCCATCCCCCCTGTTTTCTCAAGTCAAAAGACAAAGACGGTTGGTCCTCTTGATTACTTTTTTGTCAACAATATGGATCAGGTTGTTAGTCAAGGAAAGCAGAAAGGAGCAAAAGATTCAAAGAAATATGATGAGAGTCAGAAAAAAGTGAGAGACTCTGTGGTACAGTATTTTGTCAAATGGATGTACGATGCAGGTATTCCGTTCAATGCTGTAAAGTATGATAGTTTTAAGGAATTTTGTAGAGCTTCATCTTATTGTACTCATGATTGGAAGCCCCCAAGTTACCATGAAGTTAGGGTaacttatttaaataaagaaatacAAAGTACGAAAATCCTTTTGAAAGAGTACGAGGCAGACTATAAAAAATATGGATGTTCATTAATGGCTGACGGATGGACTGATGGAAAAAATAgaactttaattaattttttggtGAACGGTCCAAGAGGGACAATATTTTTGGAATCTGTGGATGCATCCGGCTTTTCTCATACCGGTCTCAAGTTGTTTGACTTACTTGAAAAGTATGTGGAGAAAATTGGTCCAAAGAATGTTGTTCAACTGGTTACAGATAATGCCTCTGCAAATATTTCAGCAG GGAAGTATTTGACGATAAGATTTCCACACATATTCTGGACTCCATGTGCTGCCcattgtttggatttaatgcTTGAAGATTTGTTCAAAATTCCTGTAATGAAGAAGGTTTATGAAAGGGGGATGATGGTGAATGGCTATATATATAATAGGCCACAAGTCTTGAACATGATGAGAGAATTCACAGGTCAAAGAGAAATGGTTAGGGCTGGGAAAACTCGTTTTGCCACTGCTTTTTTGACTTTAAAAAGGTTTCAAAAACAGAAGGTGAATTTAAGAAAGATGTTCACTTCAGAAAAGTGGAACACGAGTCGATTTGCGAAGGAGGTAGAAGGTAAACGTGCAACAGAGATTATATTGATGCCTTCGTTTTGGAATCATGTTGTTTATGCCATTAAAGTTGGTGGCCCAATTATTAAAGTGCTTCGATTAGTTGATGGTGAAAAAAAACCTGCCATGGGGTATATATACGAGGCTATGGATCGAGCTAAGGAGGCTATTGCTTTGGCTTTCAACAACAATGAAGAGAAGTACCAGAAGATTTTTGAAATCATTGATAAAAGGTGGACGGATCAGCTTCATAAGCCTTTGCATGCAGCTGGTTACTTTTTGAACCCGGAATTCTTTTATACGAATCCAGAGATAGAAAAAGATGCTGAAGTTATGAAGGGGTTGTACGAGTGTGTTGAAAAGATGTGTGAAGATGTTGACGTTCAAGATAAAATCACATATCAACtctcaaaatataaaaatgcTGATGGGCTTTTTGGCGGTTCTATGGCTATTAGACATAGAAATAAATTATCACCAG CTGAATGGTGGTTGGCTTATGGTTCTACGACCCCACAATTGCAAGATTTTGCTGTTAGAATTCTCAGTCTTACGTGCAGTGCTTCTGGTTGTGAGCGGAACTGGAGTATGTTTCAGCAT CTTCATTCGAAAAGAAGAAACAGGTTGGCGCAGAAGCGTTTGAATGATCTAGTCTTCATTAAATATAACAGGGCATTGAAACGTCGATATGATTTGCGGGACAAAATTGATCCTATTTCATTGGATGATATCGATGATAGCAATGAATGGTTGATGGGGGGATTGGACAATGAAGAAAATAATCTAGTCTTTGGGGATGATGATTTGACATGGGGTGATGTAGGCCGAGCGGCTGGGGTTGGGGAACCGATTTATGGTTTTAGATCTCGTGCTTCATCTTCTTCAAACGAGGTAAGGGCATCTACATCCAAAACAACCAGAAAAAGGCCAATTTCACATCTTTTGGatgaagaggaagaagaaattgatgttGATCAAGAAAGTGGTGAAGATCAAGAAGAATACAAGTCCGAATGTTCTAGGGACTCTGATGATTCGATGGAAGAAGATGAACTTGATTTAGATGATTGA